From the Pseudarthrobacter sp. MM222 genome, one window contains:
- the glmM gene encoding phosphoglucosamine mutase, with product MSRLFGTDGVRGLANGLLTAELALQLAQAAAVVLGHDRAANGARPRAVVARDPRASGEFLAAAVEAGLSSSGIDVYDAGVLPTPAAAYLVADLDADFGVMISASHNPAPDNGIKFFARGGQKLPDDVENAIEEQLGKEPFRPVGGEVGRIQRFSDAEDRYIVHLLGTLPHRLDGIKVVLDCAHGAASGCSPQVFKDAGADLVVIGAEPDGHNINEGVGSTHLGPLKRAVLEHGADLGIAHDGDADRCLAVDHEGNEVDGDEIMAILAVALKAAGKLKDNVLVATVMSNLGLKIALREAGISLRETGVGDRYVLEGMREGGFNLGGEQSGHVIFADHATTGDGVLTGLQIAAQVALTGLPLKELATVMTKLPQVLINVTGVDRTRVNGDEAVAAAVARAEAELGDTGRVLLRPSGTEPVVRVMVEAGDEETAQAVAERLAQVVRTELALALVPE from the coding sequence ATGTCGAGATTATTTGGAACAGATGGTGTCCGAGGTTTGGCGAACGGCCTCCTGACTGCGGAGCTGGCGTTGCAGCTGGCCCAGGCCGCCGCCGTCGTGCTGGGACACGACCGCGCTGCCAACGGAGCGCGCCCCCGCGCCGTGGTCGCCCGCGACCCGCGTGCCAGCGGCGAGTTCCTCGCTGCCGCCGTGGAAGCAGGGCTCTCCAGTTCCGGCATCGACGTATATGACGCGGGTGTCCTCCCGACGCCGGCGGCCGCCTACCTGGTGGCCGACCTGGATGCGGACTTCGGCGTAATGATCTCCGCCTCCCATAACCCCGCCCCCGACAACGGGATCAAGTTCTTCGCCCGCGGCGGCCAGAAGCTGCCCGACGACGTCGAGAACGCCATCGAGGAGCAGCTCGGCAAGGAGCCCTTCCGTCCCGTGGGCGGCGAAGTGGGCCGGATCCAGCGCTTCTCCGACGCTGAGGACCGCTACATCGTGCACCTCCTGGGCACGCTGCCGCACCGCCTGGACGGGATCAAAGTTGTCCTGGACTGTGCCCATGGAGCGGCCAGCGGCTGTTCCCCGCAGGTGTTCAAGGACGCAGGCGCGGATCTCGTGGTGATCGGCGCCGAACCCGACGGGCACAACATCAACGAGGGCGTTGGCTCCACCCACCTGGGGCCGCTGAAGCGCGCCGTGCTGGAGCATGGCGCCGACCTGGGCATTGCCCACGACGGAGACGCGGACCGCTGCCTCGCGGTGGACCACGAGGGCAACGAGGTTGACGGCGACGAGATCATGGCCATCCTTGCAGTGGCACTGAAAGCCGCGGGGAAGCTCAAGGACAATGTCCTGGTGGCGACCGTCATGAGCAATCTCGGACTCAAGATCGCCTTGCGCGAGGCCGGTATCAGCCTGCGCGAGACCGGCGTGGGGGACCGCTACGTCCTCGAGGGCATGCGCGAGGGCGGTTTCAACCTTGGCGGCGAGCAGTCTGGCCACGTCATCTTCGCCGACCACGCAACCACAGGCGACGGCGTCCTGACCGGTCTCCAGATCGCCGCCCAGGTGGCCCTCACGGGTCTTCCCCTCAAGGAACTGGCCACGGTCATGACCAAGCTGCCGCAGGTCCTCATCAACGTCACGGGTGTCGACCGCACCCGCGTGAACGGCGACGAGGCCGTGGCCGCGGCTGTCGCCCGTGCCGAGGCCGAGCTGGGTGACACCGGACGCGTCCTGCTGCGTCCCTCCGGCACCGAGCCCGTGGTGCGCGTGATGGTCGAAGCCGGAGACGAGGAGACCGCCCAAGCCGTGGCTGAACGCCTTGCCCAGGTGGTCCGGACCGAACTGGCGCTGGCGCTCGTTCCGGAGTGA
- the rpsI gene encoding 30S ribosomal protein S9: MAQNEETTEAVVAEENLTSYTSESGPVEAEAPKKERPALTVAGAAVGRRKEAVARVRIVPGTGKWTINGRALDNYFPNKLHQQDVNEPFKILDLDGAYDVIARIHGGGISGQAGALRLGIARSLNEIDTENNRATLKKAGYLRRDARVIERKKAGLKKARKAQQYSKR, from the coding sequence GTGGCTCAGAACGAAGAGACCACCGAGGCCGTTGTGGCTGAGGAAAACCTGACCAGCTACACCTCGGAAAGCGGTCCTGTGGAAGCAGAAGCGCCGAAGAAGGAACGCCCGGCCCTCACGGTCGCCGGCGCAGCAGTTGGCCGCCGCAAGGAAGCTGTTGCCCGCGTGCGCATCGTCCCCGGCACCGGCAAGTGGACCATCAACGGCCGCGCGCTGGACAACTACTTCCCGAACAAGCTGCACCAGCAGGACGTCAACGAGCCCTTCAAGATCCTTGATCTTGACGGCGCCTACGACGTCATTGCCCGCATCCACGGTGGCGGCATCTCCGGCCAGGCCGGCGCCCTGCGCCTCGGCATCGCCCGTTCACTGAACGAGATCGACACCGAGAACAACCGCGCCACCCTCAAGAAGGCCGGTTACCTGCGTCGCGACGCACGCGTCATCGAGCGCAAGAAGGCTGGTCTCAAGAAGGCCCGTAAGGCTCAGCAGTACTCCAAGCGCTAA
- the rplM gene encoding 50S ribosomal protein L13: protein MRTYTPKPGDINRQWHVIDATDVVLGRLASQTAILLRGKHKATFASHMDMGDFVIIINAEKVALTGAKLEQKRAYRHSGYPGGLTSVNYAELLESNPVRAVEKAIKGMLPKNSLAAQQLGKLKVYRGAEHPHAAQQPKTFEITQVAQ from the coding sequence GTGCGTACGTACACCCCGAAGCCCGGCGATATCAACCGCCAGTGGCATGTCATTGACGCCACAGACGTTGTCCTTGGTCGTCTCGCGAGCCAGACCGCAATCCTGCTGCGCGGCAAGCACAAGGCCACCTTTGCGTCCCACATGGACATGGGCGACTTCGTCATCATCATCAACGCTGAAAAGGTTGCCTTGACCGGCGCCAAGCTGGAGCAGAAGCGCGCATACCGCCACTCCGGTTACCCGGGCGGCCTGACCTCCGTCAACTACGCAGAGCTGCTGGAATCCAACCCGGTCCGCGCTGTGGAGAAGGCCATCAAGGGCATGCTCCCCAAGAACTCCCTGGCTGCCCAGCAGCTGGGCAAGCTGAAGGTCTACCGCGGTGCAGAGCACCCGCACGCCGCTCAGCAGCCCAAGACTTTCGAAATCACCCAGGTCGCCCAGTAG
- a CDS encoding prepilin peptidase has translation MSLTGIAASAGPLLALAAGLFGLLAGMLSELVIASSLPRLGALPARRSRITTAALTGILCAALALRFGMDWSLPAFLVLGVLAVQLARIDLVHHLLPNPLVGALLLAGLALLAVSSAVTAGWSDLLRAAAGAAVLFAVFLIFAVVSPKGLGMGDVKLAAPVGLYLGYLGWGQLFYGGALGFVLGGVFSLIAMRRKSPEKPAEVAFGPSMLAAALALVLFTS, from the coding sequence GTGTCTTTAACAGGTATAGCAGCCAGCGCCGGGCCGCTGCTTGCCCTCGCCGCGGGCCTGTTCGGCCTGCTCGCCGGGATGCTGAGCGAGCTGGTGATCGCCAGCTCCCTCCCCCGGCTTGGCGCCCTGCCGGCCAGAAGGTCAAGAATCACGACGGCGGCCCTGACCGGTATTCTCTGCGCCGCACTGGCGCTGCGATTCGGAATGGACTGGTCGCTGCCGGCCTTCCTGGTGCTGGGAGTGTTGGCCGTCCAGCTGGCCCGCATTGACCTGGTGCATCATCTCCTGCCAAACCCGCTGGTCGGCGCCCTGCTCCTCGCCGGCCTGGCGCTCTTGGCGGTAAGCAGCGCCGTCACGGCCGGCTGGTCCGATCTGCTCCGGGCAGCAGCCGGCGCCGCCGTCCTGTTCGCCGTCTTCCTGATCTTTGCCGTTGTGTCCCCAAAAGGCTTAGGAATGGGCGACGTCAAGCTCGCCGCACCCGTGGGCCTGTATCTGGGTTACCTGGGCTGGGGCCAGCTGTTCTACGGCGGTGCCCTCGGCTTCGTCCTCGGCGGTGTGTTCTCGTTGATTGCGATGAGGCGAAAAAGTCCGGAGAAACCCGCCGAGGTAGCCTTCGGTCCGTCAATGCTGGCGGCCGCCCTGGCGCTCGTTTTGTTCACGTCCTAG
- a CDS encoding Flp family type IVb pilin has translation MFARLAASLHTLGFTLQSRLRNEEKGATAVEYGLMVALIAVVLVVGVGAFGSSLNSFFTTLFSDLKL, from the coding sequence ATGTTCGCTCGTCTGGCAGCAAGCCTGCACACGCTCGGTTTCACTCTCCAGTCCCGCCTCCGCAATGAGGAAAAGGGCGCCACGGCCGTCGAATACGGCCTCATGGTCGCCCTGATCGCCGTGGTCCTCGTTGTCGGTGTTGGTGCCTTCGGCTCTTCGCTGAACTCCTTCTTCACAACCCTCTTCTCGGATCTCAAGCTTTAG
- a CDS encoding TadE family protein, with amino-acid sequence MERSRSDRGAAAVEFALIVPLLLLLLLGVVEFGRVLNAQLQLSAAARESVRVMAIQKQPATAVGAAIAAAPNLRPLLTAGNIQVTPASCGATSDVTVTITYSMDLLSGLFADAIPLTGRAVMRCGG; translated from the coding sequence ATGGAACGATCAAGGTCTGACCGCGGCGCCGCCGCGGTCGAGTTCGCACTGATCGTTCCATTGCTACTTTTGCTTTTGCTTGGGGTTGTCGAATTCGGCCGGGTTCTCAACGCCCAGCTCCAGCTCAGCGCCGCCGCCCGTGAATCGGTACGAGTCATGGCCATCCAGAAGCAGCCCGCTACCGCCGTTGGCGCGGCGATTGCCGCGGCTCCGAACCTCCGTCCCCTTCTAACAGCAGGGAACATCCAGGTCACGCCGGCTTCCTGCGGGGCCACTTCGGATGTGACGGTGACCATCACCTACTCCATGGATCTCCTGTCTGGCCTCTTCGCTGACGCCATTCCGCTCACTGGACGGGCGGTCATGCGATGCGGCGGCTGA
- a CDS encoding pilus assembly protein TadG-related protein, with amino-acid sequence MRRLTGGEDGAVAVITALLMVFLLGITAIVVDVGLIYAERFQLQNGADAAALAIAQDCAVGNCANPGAAATSLAGKNSHDGVSAATAVISGKSVTVRTSTATPDGGSAVRHWFAPVLGIDSTKVEAVAKASWGSPSKASVFPFTAPRCMFNSAPTDVELWITSTSTCTGAGGKTLPGAFGWLDEDEKKSCRASVDVDQIIEGEPGKSGPQNCDVDGKVILLPVYESASGQGNNVSYVIDGFAAFKVTAHSWPNQSISETGCNKCTGIKGKFITLVSLEDLQSFGVEELGGESLNAFFVSLSL; translated from the coding sequence ATGCGGCGGCTGACCGGCGGAGAAGACGGCGCCGTGGCCGTGATCACGGCGCTCCTCATGGTTTTCCTGCTGGGCATAACCGCAATTGTGGTTGACGTCGGCTTGATCTACGCCGAGCGGTTCCAACTGCAGAACGGCGCCGACGCCGCCGCGCTTGCCATTGCGCAGGACTGCGCCGTGGGCAACTGCGCCAACCCGGGTGCCGCGGCCACCTCACTGGCCGGGAAGAACTCCCATGACGGCGTCTCGGCGGCCACAGCCGTCATTTCCGGGAAGTCCGTTACAGTTCGGACCAGTACCGCCACCCCGGACGGCGGCAGTGCCGTTCGGCACTGGTTCGCCCCGGTTCTGGGCATAGATTCCACGAAGGTTGAGGCCGTGGCGAAGGCGTCCTGGGGCAGCCCGTCCAAGGCGTCGGTCTTTCCTTTCACAGCCCCCCGCTGCATGTTCAATTCGGCTCCCACGGACGTTGAGCTCTGGATTACCAGTACCTCCACTTGTACCGGTGCCGGTGGCAAGACCCTACCTGGCGCTTTTGGGTGGCTCGACGAAGACGAAAAGAAGAGCTGCAGGGCCTCTGTCGACGTCGACCAAATCATTGAGGGTGAGCCGGGTAAGAGCGGACCGCAAAACTGCGATGTGGACGGTAAAGTCATTCTTTTGCCGGTATACGAAAGCGCGTCCGGACAGGGAAACAACGTCTCCTATGTCATCGACGGTTTTGCCGCCTTCAAAGTCACGGCTCACAGCTGGCCCAATCAGTCCATATCCGAGACGGGCTGCAATAAATGCACGGGCATCAAAGGAAAATTCATCACGCTGGTCTCCCTCGAAGATCTCCAGTCGTTCGGCGTTGAAGAGCTGGGCGGGGAGTCACTCAACGCCTTCTTCGTCTCACTAAGCCTGTAG
- the cpaB gene encoding Flp pilus assembly protein CpaB, translated as MNSRVLAAVAATVLAIAGSFLLIAYTNGAEKRALAGVQTAEVFIVSAEVPAGTPADVVLQSASKQAVPAKAVPADAVTDPAAIGGLVTTVDLVPGEQLLSSRFQDPATMQTPGTVAVPAGMQEVSILLAPQRSVGGQLQAGDTVGVFVSMKTPPEVTHLTLHKVLVTAVQGTPAAADPASDASSGAASEDVMITLALTAADAEKVVYGQEFGTIWLSDEPSTAVQEGTRELTREGIYK; from the coding sequence TTGAATAGCAGAGTCCTGGCAGCCGTAGCCGCCACTGTGCTGGCAATCGCCGGGAGCTTCCTGCTGATCGCCTACACCAACGGCGCGGAGAAGCGCGCCTTAGCAGGCGTCCAGACCGCCGAGGTATTCATCGTCAGCGCGGAGGTACCGGCCGGCACGCCGGCCGACGTCGTACTGCAGAGCGCCAGCAAGCAAGCGGTGCCGGCCAAAGCCGTGCCGGCTGACGCCGTCACCGATCCCGCAGCCATCGGCGGTCTTGTCACAACGGTGGACCTGGTTCCCGGCGAGCAGCTCCTTAGCAGCAGGTTCCAGGACCCGGCAACCATGCAGACGCCGGGAACCGTCGCGGTGCCGGCCGGGATGCAGGAAGTATCGATCCTCTTGGCGCCGCAGCGCTCCGTAGGCGGACAGCTGCAGGCCGGGGACACAGTGGGGGTCTTTGTTTCCATGAAGACGCCGCCGGAAGTCACACATCTGACCCTGCACAAAGTCCTCGTCACCGCCGTGCAGGGAACCCCCGCCGCGGCTGATCCGGCCTCGGACGCCAGCTCCGGCGCCGCGTCCGAGGACGTAATGATCACCCTCGCGCTGACCGCAGCCGATGCCGAGAAGGTGGTCTATGGCCAGGAATTCGGGACGATTTGGCTCTCCGACGAGCCCTCTACCGCAGTGCAAGAGGGCACCCGCGAGCTGACCAGGGAAGGAATCTACAAGTGA
- a CDS encoding AAA family ATPase, whose amino-acid sequence MSRYVVVSDDPGLPGRLQTAAAGHLAGDVHQWQGSRLPVRPADVRSQLERPADLDVLILGPGMPLDLALALAAAFDTEFPDVAVLLAARPDPDVVLSALRAGVRDLLEPDAGAAEIAALLHRAVTSAARHRTSPLNQAQTKVTAGRIIAVVSPKGGVGKTTVASNLAIGLAKSAPHGTVLVDLDLQFGDIGSALAITPEHSVSDAVHGPARRDTMVLKTFLSAHPSGLYALCAPESPDTAEELTGEDVTHLLEQLASQYRYVVVDTAPGLSDTTLAALDKASDFVFVSGPDVPGVRGMRKELDVLAELGMHPLKRHMVLNGADFKAGVSLRDVETALGTSVDVVIPHSRAVALSTNQGSPLLNGTVRGPATKALQKLLARFVAPIAPPRRFGPRHRVGA is encoded by the coding sequence GTGAGCCGCTACGTAGTCGTATCGGATGACCCCGGCCTGCCCGGCCGTCTGCAGACCGCCGCCGCGGGCCACTTGGCAGGCGACGTCCACCAGTGGCAGGGCAGCAGGCTTCCGGTGCGCCCGGCCGACGTTCGCAGCCAGCTGGAACGGCCGGCAGACCTCGACGTCCTGATATTGGGCCCGGGGATGCCTCTTGACCTGGCTCTGGCGCTTGCGGCGGCCTTCGACACGGAATTTCCGGACGTAGCGGTGCTCCTGGCAGCAAGGCCGGACCCCGACGTCGTGCTCTCCGCGCTGCGTGCCGGAGTTCGCGACCTGCTGGAGCCGGACGCCGGCGCAGCCGAGATCGCGGCCCTGCTGCACCGCGCGGTGACGAGCGCCGCCCGGCACAGAACTTCGCCGCTAAATCAAGCCCAGACCAAAGTGACTGCAGGGCGGATCATCGCCGTGGTTTCACCCAAGGGCGGCGTCGGGAAAACGACCGTCGCAAGCAACCTAGCCATAGGCCTCGCCAAATCGGCGCCCCACGGCACTGTCCTGGTGGATCTGGACCTGCAGTTCGGCGACATTGGCAGCGCCCTGGCCATCACCCCGGAACACTCGGTTTCCGACGCCGTGCACGGACCCGCACGGCGGGACACGATGGTGCTCAAGACGTTCCTGAGCGCCCATCCGAGTGGCCTCTACGCCCTTTGCGCTCCGGAGTCGCCGGACACGGCTGAGGAACTGACCGGCGAGGACGTCACCCACCTGCTGGAACAACTGGCCAGCCAGTACCGCTACGTCGTGGTGGACACGGCCCCGGGCCTGTCCGACACCACGCTGGCTGCCCTGGACAAGGCCTCAGACTTCGTTTTCGTCAGCGGTCCGGATGTGCCGGGCGTCCGGGGCATGCGCAAGGAACTGGACGTGTTGGCCGAGCTGGGGATGCATCCGCTCAAGCGGCACATGGTCCTCAACGGCGCGGATTTCAAGGCCGGCGTCTCGCTGCGCGACGTGGAAACGGCGCTCGGAACCAGTGTGGATGTGGTGATTCCGCACTCCCGCGCCGTCGCCCTGTCCACCAACCAGGGCTCGCCGCTGCTCAACGGAACCGTCCGCGGACCGGCCACCAAGGCCCTGCAAAAACTACTCGCCCGCTTTGTCGCCCCCATCGCCCCGCCGCGCCGGTTCGGGCCACGCCACCGGGTAGGAGCCTGA
- a CDS encoding CpaF family protein, whose translation MNLAQRLQAARGTAVQPVPDAPASQAPPLPAPALAPAKTVVDARPVRAPVTTQPSPPRATGSPRKPAAADAPARDALAKLKDRAGAILFERLGTRLIDTSLTEDQLHALVQQELIEVVEAEEVPLTKDERQRLIKGVSDDVLGYGPLQRLLDDESVTEIMVNGPDMIYVEQDGKLTRSRVRFASEAHLRKVIERIVARVGRRIDESSPLVDARLADGSRVNAVVPPLAVNGSSLTIRKFATDPFQVHDLIGFGTLSPEMAELLNACVKARLNIIVSGGTGTGKTTLLNVLSSFIPEGERIVTIEDAVELQLQQDHVVRLESRPSNIEGKGEITIRDLVRNSLRMRPDRIVVGEVRGGETLDMLQAMNTGHDGSLSTVHSNSPRDAIARLETLVLMAGMDLPLRAVREQIASAVDVIVQLTRLRDGTRRVTHVTEVQGMEGEVVTLQDAFVFDYSAGLDLNGRFLGKPMPTGVRPRFTDRFKELGIELSPEVFNPAPATERVR comes from the coding sequence ATGAATCTCGCCCAACGACTGCAGGCTGCCCGCGGCACTGCCGTGCAGCCTGTTCCCGACGCGCCCGCAAGCCAGGCTCCCCCGCTGCCGGCACCGGCACTGGCACCCGCCAAGACTGTGGTGGACGCCCGCCCCGTGCGAGCGCCGGTCACCACCCAGCCGTCTCCCCCGCGCGCCACCGGCAGTCCCCGGAAACCCGCAGCGGCGGATGCCCCGGCACGGGACGCCCTGGCCAAGCTGAAGGACCGGGCCGGTGCCATCCTGTTCGAGAGGTTGGGTACCCGGCTGATCGACACCTCCCTGACCGAAGACCAGCTGCACGCCCTGGTCCAGCAGGAGCTGATCGAAGTGGTCGAGGCCGAGGAAGTGCCGCTGACGAAGGATGAGAGGCAACGGCTGATCAAGGGCGTCAGCGACGACGTCCTCGGTTACGGGCCGCTCCAGCGGCTGCTCGACGACGAAAGCGTCACGGAGATCATGGTCAACGGCCCGGACATGATTTATGTGGAGCAGGACGGCAAACTTACCCGCAGCAGGGTCCGCTTCGCCTCCGAGGCACATCTCCGCAAGGTCATCGAACGCATTGTGGCGCGCGTGGGACGTCGAATCGACGAGTCCTCCCCGCTGGTCGACGCGCGCCTGGCCGACGGATCCCGGGTCAACGCCGTCGTACCGCCTCTGGCCGTCAACGGATCGTCGTTGACCATCCGCAAGTTCGCCACCGACCCCTTCCAGGTCCACGACCTCATTGGCTTCGGCACCCTGTCCCCGGAAATGGCCGAGCTCCTCAACGCCTGCGTCAAAGCCCGGCTGAACATCATCGTCTCAGGCGGCACCGGGACGGGTAAGACCACCCTGCTCAACGTGCTGTCCTCCTTTATCCCCGAGGGCGAACGCATCGTCACCATCGAAGACGCGGTAGAACTCCAGCTGCAGCAGGACCACGTAGTGCGCTTGGAGAGCAGGCCCAGCAATATCGAAGGAAAGGGTGAAATCACCATCCGCGACCTTGTCCGGAATTCCCTCCGCATGCGGCCGGACCGGATTGTGGTGGGTGAGGTCCGCGGCGGCGAGACCCTCGACATGCTGCAGGCCATGAACACCGGCCACGACGGTTCCCTGTCCACCGTGCACTCAAACTCCCCCCGTGACGCCATCGCACGCCTCGAAACCCTCGTCCTGATGGCCGGGATGGACCTGCCCCTCCGCGCCGTCCGGGAACAGATTGCGTCCGCCGTGGACGTCATCGTTCAACTCACCCGGTTGCGTGACGGCACCCGCCGCGTCACCCACGTCACTGAGGTGCAGGGCATGGAAGGAGAGGTTGTCACCCTCCAGGACGCGTTCGTGTTCGACTACAGCGCGGGACTCGATCTCAACGGCCGGTTCCTCGGCAAGCCGATGCCCACCGGAGTCCGTCCGCGCTTTACGGACCGGTTCAAGGAGCTCGGCATAGAGCTCTCGCCCGAGGTCTTCAACCCTGCTCCCGCAACGGAGCGGGTCCGGTGA
- a CDS encoding type II secretion system F family protein → MALILGFLLCYAALGVAVLFVIAPRRPASLLNRRASAVPGQGTLAGGVGARATAAVESLLKRRNYTAAMAGALEQAGLGIKAPEFLVLSLAGAAVVGVGLLVVMGPFPALVLLLLSPFGARFVLKFLASRRRAKFAEQLDETLQLLAGGLRAGHSLLRAIDAVAGEAEAPTTEEFSRIINETRLGRDLGEALDDAALRMRSEDFSWVAQAIAIHREVGGNLADVLDQVGQTIRERSQIRGQVKALSAEGKISALVLMFLPLVIAGALMLMSPGYMDPMVQTPMGLAMIAVAALLLTAGGLWLRKVVQFKF, encoded by the coding sequence ATGGCACTGATCCTGGGATTCCTGTTGTGCTACGCCGCCTTGGGGGTAGCGGTTTTGTTCGTCATCGCGCCGCGCAGGCCAGCTTCCCTGCTGAACCGGCGCGCCTCCGCCGTTCCCGGCCAAGGAACTCTGGCCGGAGGAGTGGGCGCGCGGGCTACTGCCGCCGTCGAATCACTTCTGAAGCGGCGCAACTACACCGCTGCCATGGCGGGAGCGCTGGAGCAGGCGGGCCTCGGCATCAAAGCTCCCGAATTCCTGGTGCTGTCCCTGGCCGGCGCAGCCGTGGTTGGTGTCGGCCTCCTGGTCGTGATGGGACCGTTTCCGGCGCTGGTTCTCCTGCTGCTCTCGCCGTTCGGGGCCCGCTTTGTCTTGAAGTTCCTGGCTTCGCGACGGCGGGCGAAGTTCGCCGAGCAGCTCGATGAGACCCTGCAGCTTCTCGCCGGTGGTCTTCGCGCCGGCCACAGCCTGCTGCGCGCCATTGATGCGGTGGCCGGCGAAGCCGAGGCGCCGACCACCGAAGAGTTTTCCCGAATCATCAACGAGACCAGACTCGGGCGGGATCTGGGAGAGGCACTGGACGACGCTGCCTTGCGTATGCGCTCGGAGGATTTTTCCTGGGTGGCCCAGGCCATCGCCATCCATCGGGAGGTGGGCGGAAACCTGGCGGATGTTCTGGATCAGGTGGGCCAGACCATCCGGGAGCGGAGCCAGATCCGCGGCCAGGTGAAGGCACTCAGTGCGGAAGGGAAGATCTCGGCGCTGGTGCTGATGTTTCTGCCGCTGGTGATTGCCGGTGCTTTGATGCTGATGAGCCCGGGCTACATGGACCCGATGGTCCAAACGCCGATGGGTCTGGCCATGATCGCTGTGGCGGCACTCCTTCTCACCGCGGGCGGACTCTGGCTGCGAAAAGTCGTTCAATTCAAGTTCTAA
- a CDS encoding type II secretion system F family protein yields the protein MSATVITAIGLILSAFALASWSVIRTRIPGKDAIKDNLSRGFPVAKKPAKAGGSLLESFAGRFTPRRLVANLDRQLALAGRPPAWPLKRLMAAKFAAAAIAIVLGLLLIRNDPSVKMMWLSGAVSVLGYFIPDLLIYSRGLERQTAIGLELPDTLDQMTIAVEAGLGFDAAMSRTGQNGKGPLAAELVRTLQDMQIGMSRREAYLALADRTGAPDLRRFVNAILQADRYGISISAVLRTQASEMRRKRRQRAEEQAMKIPVKVLFPLMVCILPVLFIALLGPAAINVVDTLGGL from the coding sequence ATGTCAGCCACCGTCATCACCGCTATCGGACTGATCCTGTCCGCGTTTGCCCTGGCGTCGTGGTCCGTCATCCGGACGCGCATCCCCGGCAAGGACGCCATCAAGGACAACCTTTCCCGGGGGTTCCCCGTGGCCAAGAAGCCGGCCAAAGCCGGGGGCTCCCTGCTGGAGTCTTTTGCCGGACGCTTTACTCCGAGGCGTCTGGTGGCCAACCTGGACCGGCAGCTTGCCCTGGCGGGCCGTCCTCCCGCCTGGCCGCTGAAGCGCCTCATGGCGGCCAAGTTTGCAGCGGCCGCCATCGCGATCGTTCTTGGGTTGCTGCTGATCAGGAACGATCCAAGCGTCAAGATGATGTGGCTCTCAGGCGCAGTGTCCGTCCTCGGCTATTTCATTCCCGATCTCCTGATCTACAGCAGGGGCCTCGAGCGCCAGACGGCCATCGGTCTGGAGCTGCCTGACACACTGGATCAGATGACCATCGCCGTTGAAGCCGGCCTGGGCTTCGACGCTGCAATGTCGCGGACCGGCCAAAACGGAAAAGGGCCGCTCGCTGCCGAACTCGTCCGGACACTTCAGGACATGCAAATCGGGATGTCTCGCCGCGAAGCGTACCTGGCACTGGCGGACCGGACCGGGGCGCCGGACCTTCGCCGTTTCGTCAACGCCATCCTGCAGGCTGACCGATACGGAATTTCCATCTCTGCCGTGCTCCGGACGCAGGCCAGCGAAATGCGGAGGAAACGCAGGCAGCGGGCGGAGGAGCAGGCCATGAAGATCCCCGTCAAAGTCCTTTTCCCGCTGATGGTCTGCATCCTGCCGGTGCTCTTCATCGCACTGCTCGGCCCCGCCGCCATCAATGTCGTAGACACCCTGGGCGGGCTGTGA
- a CDS encoding Hpt domain-containing protein, whose amino-acid sequence MSISGSSAGDSSANSVCFPESRDAEPGTPAIPGVGVPLVDLSVLRQLEEELGDSEVARSFAEDYISIWDKRITYLMRSLADNDPDAAMDAVLSLKNSAFMVGGSRLASLAVDLERILRNGDLPSAQARVSAIAEVGQATIQALQQCYLSPDE is encoded by the coding sequence ATGTCCATTTCAGGGTCCAGCGCGGGCGACAGTAGCGCCAACAGCGTCTGCTTCCCCGAATCCCGCGACGCGGAGCCCGGAACGCCGGCGATTCCGGGGGTCGGCGTGCCGCTGGTGGACTTGAGCGTGCTCCGGCAGCTCGAAGAGGAATTAGGTGATTCCGAGGTAGCCCGGTCCTTCGCAGAGGACTACATCAGCATCTGGGACAAGCGGATAACGTATCTGATGCGGTCCCTGGCGGACAATGACCCTGATGCCGCGATGGACGCCGTACTCAGCCTGAAGAACTCGGCGTTCATGGTGGGCGGTTCCCGGCTGGCCAGCCTGGCTGTCGATCTTGAACGGATCCTCCGGAACGGGGACCTGCCCTCGGCGCAGGCGCGTGTGTCCGCCATCGCCGAAGTGGGCCAGGCCACGATCCAGGCCCTCCAGCAGTGCTACCTGTCGCCGGACGAATAG